Proteins encoded in a region of the Phoenix dactylifera cultivar Barhee BC4 chromosome 3, palm_55x_up_171113_PBpolish2nd_filt_p, whole genome shotgun sequence genome:
- the LOC103709119 gene encoding protein ETHYLENE INSENSITIVE 3-like, translating into MSGEQIMESYTMPSTSAASPDALLEDGAINDEVEMKMLQERIQSDKASLQLLKEKTRQQANRKKQRELQELARRRKATKLHNKILASMVKLVQEDLAQGYSFGIITNHGKSIVASSDNLREWWKEKVKFQVNAPRAIERFKKRNPILVSSSNNNSETSIPGALKQLTDTILSSVISALTPHCDPPQRRFPIEKGVPPPWWPSMMEEWWPKLGFPVDQLPPPYKKPHDLKKGCKINVLMAMIMHLLPDTQKIHELVSKSKSLQDRMSMKESQLFSSVLCQVSRLYQPMQSSAIPDDDDDVGSSSRASRYEVEACDGGSHDDIVSFGMVGENIFGLNASGEMEGIPVSAPLENNQWMEFAQHSTRSDQPQFLNHDWRNAQQNTWPNCNVVAQNPQVTGLAQNPQVTGLAQNPQVTGLAQNPEVTGLSPLGSNSGPVNVSGPGNSDDGQTLIGGMMRFSNNDINQGNNLVVQQGPATVNNNMNVAQPIFTSSPGIYHLTVAGNTRMFQQKPSMDSCPLQQLTGMQRSSNLGQGIGTNNQMTQANNLNQTEMYPNENIAFAPRFGKQPNGAILNLDYATIANFSTMEDTSAFSGRVEEGMLMQDSSYSWPTNFGF; encoded by the coding sequence ATGTCAGGCGAGCAAATAATGGAAAGCTACACAATGCCCTCCACTTCTGCCGCTTCCCCTGATGCCTTGCTTGAAGATGGTGCGATCAACGACGAAGTGGAGATGAAAATGCTTCAAGAGAGGATCCAAAGTGACAAAGCTTCACTGCAGCTCTTGAAGGAGAAAACGAGGCAGCAAGCAAATCGAAAAAAGCAACGCGAGCTGCAAGAACTAGCACGGAGGAGGAAGGCGACGAAACTGCACAATAAGATTTTGGCTTCCATGGTAAAACTTGTGCAGGAAGACCTTGCACAAGGATACTCCTttggcattataacaaaccatGGCAAGTCGATAGTTGCTTCCTCTGACAACCTTCGAGAATGGTGGAAGGAGAAGGTGAAGTTCCAGGTGAATGCCCCTAGGGCTATCGAAAGGTTCAAGAAGAGGAACCCAATCCTCGTATCAAGTAGCAACAATAACTCTGAGACTTCCATCCCTGGTGCATTGAAGCAGCTAACAGATACTATATTGAGCTCAGTCATTTCGGCTCTTACGCCGCATTGCGACCCTCCGCAGCGAAGATTCCCGATAGAGAAGGGTGTTCCGCCACCATGGTGGCCTAGTATGATGGAAGAATGGTGGCCCAAGTTGGGCTTCCCAGTGGATCAATTACCTCCTCCCTATAAGAAGCCGCACGACTTGAAGAAAGGTTGCAAGATTAACGTCCTCATGGCCATGATCATGCACTTACTTCCCGACACCCAGAAGATTCATGAGCTTGTAAGCAAATCGAAATCCCTTCAAGATCGGATGAGCATGAAAGAAAGCCAGCTTTTCTCCTCTGTGCTTTGCCAGGTAAGTAGGCTTTACCAGCCTATGCAATCTTCAGCTATTCCTGATGATGACGACGACGTTGGCTCCAGCAGCAGAGCTAGTCGGTATGAGGTTGAAGCATGTGATGGAGGCTCTCATGATGACATAGTGAGTTTCGGCATGGTTGGTGAGAATATCTTTGGTTTGAATGCTTCTGGTGAGATGGAGGGCATCCCAGTTTCAGCTCCTTTGGAGAACAACCAATGGATGGAGTTTGCTCAGCACAGTACTAGATCAGATCAGCCACAGTTCCTGAATCATGATTGGAGGAATGCTCAACAAAATACTTGGCCAAATTGCAATGTCGTGGCTCAAAATCCTCAAGTTACTGGGCTAGCTCAGAATCCTCAGGTTACCGGGCTAGCTCAGAATCCTCAGGTTACTGGGCTAGCTCAAAATCCTGAAGTTACTGGGTTAAGTCCTCTTGGCTCAAATTCTGGTCCTGTGAACGTCTCTGGTCCCGGTAATTCAGATGATGGGCAAACTTTAATAGGTGGTATGATGAGGTTTTCTAATAATGATATTAATCAGGGCAACAACTTGGTGGTTCAACAAGGTCCAGCAACTGTGAACAACAACATGAACGTTGCTCAGCCAATATTTACAAGCAGTCCTGGTATTTACCACCTGACAGTCGCTGGAAATACGCGTATGTTTCAGCAGAAACCTAGCATGGATTCATGTCCTCTTCAACAGCTAACTGGGATGCAGAGAAGCAGCAACCTTGGACAAGGTATTGGAACGAACAACCAGATGACTCAAGCTAACAACCTCAATCAAACCGAGATGTACCCAAATGAAAATATTGCATTTGCACCTAGATTTGGGAAACAGCCTAATGGTGCAATTCTTAACCTAGACTATGCTACTATTGCCAACTTCTCCACGATGGAGGACACCAGTGCTTTCTCTGGCAGAGTTGAGGAGGGGATGCTGATGCAAGACAGTAGTTATTCCTGGCCAacaaattttggtttttag